TATGAAATACCTTGAAGGCGAAGAGATCACGGTTGAAGAAATTAAAGCCGCTCTCCGTAAAGGTGTTGTAGAAGTTAAGATCTTCCCAGTTATCTGTGGATCTTCTTACCGTAACAAAGGTGTTCAGCTGATGCTGGATGCAGTTGTTGATTACCTGCCAGCTCCTATTGATGTACCAAGTATTCAAGGTCATCTGGAAGATGGAACGGAAGTTGAACGTCATTCTTCTGATGAAGAGCCTTTCTCCGCATTGGCCTTCAAAATCATGACGGACCCTTACGTTGGTAAACTGACATTCTTCCGCGTATATTCCGGTGTTCTTCAATCCGGTTCTTACGTATTGAATGCTACAAAAGGCAAACGCGAACGTATCGGACGTATCCTTCAAATGCACGCGAACAGCCGTCAAGAAATCACTGAAGTATACTCCGGTGACATTGCGGCAGCCGTAGGTTTGAAAGATACAGGTACAGGTGATACACTGTGTGATGAGAAGAATCCTGTTATTCTCGAATCCATGAACTTCCCTGATCCGGTTATCGAAATCGCGGTTGAGCCTAAAACCAAAGCTGACCAAGACAAAATGGCAGTTGCACTCGGTAAGTTGACCGAAGAGGATCCAACTCTTCGCGCTTCGACTAACGAAGAAACTGGCCAAACTATCTTGGCAGGTATGGGTGAGCTTCACTTGGACATTATCATTGACCGTATGCGTCGTGAGTTCAAAGTGGAAACCAATGTTGGTAAACCACAGGTAGCATACCGTGAAACATTCCGTGCTCCAGCACGTGTTGAAGGTAAGTTTGTTCGTCAATCCGGTGGTCGTGGTCAATATGGTCACGTATGGGTTGAGTTTGAACCACTTGAAGCAGGTACTGGTAGCCAGTTTGAAAGCAAGGTTGTCGGTGGCTCTGTTCCAAGAGAATACATCGGACCTGCACTTGCTGGTATTGAAGAGCAAATGAAGAACGGTGTCCTTGCAGGCTTCCCGCTTGTGGACGTTAAAGCTACAATCGTGGATGGATCATACCATGATGTTGATTCCAATGAAATGGCATTTAAAATTGCCGGTTCAATGGCGCTGAAAGCAGCGAAAGACAAATGTAAACCTGTATTGCTTGAGCCGATTATGAAAGTTGAAGTAACGGTTCCAGAGGAATACATGGGAGACGTAATGGGTATGCTGAACTCCCGTCGTGGTCGGATTGAAGGTATGGATTCCCGTGGCGGTGCCCAAATTATTCGTGCAATGGTTCCATTGTCCGAAATGTTTGGATATTCCACTACACTTCGTTCCGGTACACAAGGACGCGGTGTGTTCTCCATGGAGCTTCATCACTATGAAGAAGTTCCGAAGAGCATTGCTGAAGAGATCATTGCCAAAACCAAAGGCGGCGAGTAATACAGTGTATTAGCTGATCGGATACTCTAGGTTTTCCAAGAGGTTTCCGACAGCCTAAAAATAAAACATGTTATTGAGGAGGAATTGTTCAAATGGCAAAGGCTAAGTTTGAACGTAACAAACCGCACGTTAATATCGGTACAATTGGTCACGTCGATCATGGTAAAACAACTTTGACTGCTGCAATCACAACTGTACTTTCCAAAACTTACGGTGGTGCTGCTGTAGCATTCGATCAAATCGATAAAGCTCCAGAAGAGCGCGAACGCGGTATCACAATCTCCACTGCACACGTGGAATATGAAACACCTAACCGTCACTATGCACACGTTGACTGCCCAGGTCACGCCGACTATGTTAAAAACATGATCACTGGCGCTGCACAAATGGACGGAGCTATTCTGGTTGTATCCGCTGCTGACGGTCCTATGCCACAAACTCGTGAACACATCCTCTTGTCCCGTCAAGTAGGTGTTCCATACATCGTTGTATTCCTGAACAAATGCGACATGGTTGAAGACGAAGAGTTGCTGGAATTGGTTGAAATGGAAGTTCGCGACTTGCTGAGCGAGTATGACTTCCCAGGCGACGACACTCCAATCACTCGTGGTTCCGCTCGTGAAGCACTGCAAAACCCAGATGGCGACTGGGCTAAGAAAATCGTTGAAATGTTCGAAACAATCGACACATACATCCCAACTCCAGAACGCGACACTGACAAGCCTTTCCTTATGCCTGTCGAGGACGTATTCTCCATCACTGGTCGTGGTACAGTTGCTACAGGCCGTGTAGAGCGTGGTACAGTTAAAGTGGGCGACGAAATCGAAATCATCGGTATTCAAGAAGAATCCCGTAAATCCGTAGTAACAGGCGTAGAAATGTTCCGTAAATTGCTTGACTCCGCTCAAGCTGGTGACAACATCG
This window of the Paenibacillus polymyxa genome carries:
- the fusA gene encoding elongation factor G produces the protein MAREFSLKNTRNIGIMAHIDAGKTTTTERILFYTGRTHKIGEVHEGAATMDWMEQEQERGITITSAATTAAWKGHRVNIIDTPGHVDFTVEVERSLRVLDGAVGVFSAKEGVEPQSETVWRQADRYGVPRIAYVNKMDIIGADFLNVVADMRDRLQANAVAIQLPIGAENDFLGIIDIVEQKAHMYKDDLGQNIEEAEIPADYKDKVEELRNELIEKVAELDEDLTMKYLEGEEITVEEIKAALRKGVVEVKIFPVICGSSYRNKGVQLMLDAVVDYLPAPIDVPSIQGHLEDGTEVERHSSDEEPFSALAFKIMTDPYVGKLTFFRVYSGVLQSGSYVLNATKGKRERIGRILQMHANSRQEITEVYSGDIAAAVGLKDTGTGDTLCDEKNPVILESMNFPDPVIEIAVEPKTKADQDKMAVALGKLTEEDPTLRASTNEETGQTILAGMGELHLDIIIDRMRREFKVETNVGKPQVAYRETFRAPARVEGKFVRQSGGRGQYGHVWVEFEPLEAGTGSQFESKVVGGSVPREYIGPALAGIEEQMKNGVLAGFPLVDVKATIVDGSYHDVDSNEMAFKIAGSMALKAAKDKCKPVLLEPIMKVEVTVPEEYMGDVMGMLNSRRGRIEGMDSRGGAQIIRAMVPLSEMFGYSTTLRSGTQGRGVFSMELHHYEEVPKSIAEEIIAKTKGGE
- the tuf gene encoding elongation factor Tu; translated protein: MAKAKFERNKPHVNIGTIGHVDHGKTTLTAAITTVLSKTYGGAAVAFDQIDKAPEERERGITISTAHVEYETPNRHYAHVDCPGHADYVKNMITGAAQMDGAILVVSAADGPMPQTREHILLSRQVGVPYIVVFLNKCDMVEDEELLELVEMEVRDLLSEYDFPGDDTPITRGSAREALQNPDGDWAKKIVEMFETIDTYIPTPERDTDKPFLMPVEDVFSITGRGTVATGRVERGTVKVGDEIEIIGIQEESRKSVVTGVEMFRKLLDSAQAGDNIGALLRGVDRAQIERGQVLAKPGSVNPHTEFSAQIYVLTKEEGGRHKPFFTGYRPQFYFRTTDVTGIITLPEGSEMVMPGDNITVTVQLISPIAIEEGTKFSIREGGRTVGAGAVATISK